One Elusimicrobiaceae bacterium genomic window carries:
- a CDS encoding ABC transporter ATP-binding protein encodes MFFVLKWLVPYWTRHPARIAVIVALGVLGSALGTAVPLFIKEVIDGLQRNLSAQVIIKYVLMLAGLAVVNGVINLSAMIQRAWMNSRIEYEVRNAVFEHIMRLDAGFFRRFSAGDLLTRLTDDTETKLTWFACSGVFRALQSVVRLVFVLALMLWLNPKLALWALAPVPVFFIVVRTGHVIRRKSDSLQKAMSGAYAALDSCFNGVRIVKANLKESAQEKIFAGMAKTQCEKQLDLTRSNALMGALFSSVGYLCMISVLLGGGRMVIDGRTGLGELMAFYFFAQMLVMPLIDLSNFAVSGRSAEASIMRLQELLSARSALTAAHRPRQLPARIAELEFKNVSCYAPASGHKLLDKISFRAEAGQRIAVVGRIGCGKSTLLNLVPRLMEYDEGEITVNGISVREFSVEGLRSVTGYAPQNAVLFSESVRDNIEMGRPLEPARLARALHIAQLEGELPRLSGGLAAVAGTKGSILSGGQRQRVSVARAVAAGPRILVLDDCASAMDAGTEASFWAALSAAIPGAICLMATHRTRTIAAAHHILVLDSGRIVEQGRHDALMAAGGLYRKIYEHQKLAEEFEQQLG; translated from the coding sequence ATGTTTTTCGTTCTTAAATGGCTTGTCCCGTACTGGACGCGGCATCCCGCCAGGATCGCCGTGATTGTGGCGCTTGGCGTGCTCGGGTCGGCGCTGGGCACGGCGGTGCCGCTGTTCATCAAGGAAGTTATAGACGGATTGCAGCGGAATCTGTCCGCTCAGGTTATTATTAAATATGTGCTAATGCTGGCGGGCCTGGCGGTGGTGAACGGGGTTATAAATTTAAGCGCGATGATCCAGCGCGCGTGGATGAATTCGCGGATAGAATACGAGGTGCGCAATGCCGTTTTTGAGCATATTATGCGGCTCGACGCCGGGTTTTTCCGCCGGTTTTCCGCGGGCGATCTGCTCACCCGGCTGACCGACGATACCGAAACCAAACTGACCTGGTTCGCGTGCTCGGGCGTTTTCCGGGCGCTGCAGTCGGTGGTGCGGCTGGTTTTCGTGCTGGCGCTCATGCTGTGGCTTAACCCGAAACTGGCCTTGTGGGCGCTGGCGCCCGTACCGGTGTTTTTCATTGTGGTGAGAACCGGGCATGTGATAAGGCGAAAATCCGACAGTCTGCAAAAAGCCATGTCCGGCGCGTATGCCGCGCTGGATTCCTGTTTCAACGGCGTCAGGATCGTAAAAGCGAATCTGAAGGAAAGCGCGCAGGAGAAAATATTTGCCGGCATGGCTAAAACCCAGTGCGAAAAACAGCTTGATCTGACCCGCTCCAACGCGCTGATGGGCGCGCTTTTTTCGAGCGTCGGCTATTTGTGCATGATATCGGTTCTGCTGGGCGGCGGCCGGATGGTTATTGACGGGCGCACGGGGCTGGGCGAACTGATGGCGTTTTATTTTTTCGCGCAGATGCTTGTAATGCCGCTGATAGATTTGAGCAATTTTGCCGTGTCGGGCAGATCGGCCGAAGCGTCCATAATGAGGCTGCAGGAACTGCTGTCCGCGCGTTCCGCTCTGACAGCGGCGCACCGTCCGCGCCAGCTGCCCGCCAGGATAGCCGAACTGGAATTTAAGAATGTATCGTGTTACGCACCCGCGTCCGGGCATAAGTTGCTGGACAAAATTTCGTTCCGCGCCGAGGCGGGCCAGCGGATAGCCGTGGTGGGCCGGATCGGCTGCGGCAAAAGCACGCTTTTAAATCTTGTGCCGAGGCTGATGGAATATGACGAGGGCGAGATCACGGTCAACGGAATTTCCGTGCGCGAATTTTCCGTTGAAGGGCTGCGTTCCGTTACCGGCTACGCGCCCCAGAACGCGGTGCTGTTTTCGGAAAGCGTGCGTGATAACATAGAGATGGGCAGGCCGCTTGAGCCGGCCCGGCTGGCCCGCGCTTTGCATATAGCGCAGCTGGAGGGCGAACTGCCCCGCCTGTCAGGCGGGCTGGCGGCTGTGGCCGGCACAAAAGGTTCTATTCTGTCGGGCGGCCAGCGCCAGCGCGTTTCCGTGGCCCGCGCCGTGGCGGCAGGGCCGCGCATTCTGGTCTTGGACGACTGCGCTTCCGCGATGGACGCGGGCACGGAAGCCAGCTTCTGGGCCGCGCTGTCGGCGGCGATTCCGGGCGCGATCTGCCTGATGGCCACGCATCGCACCCGGACCATCGCGGCGGCTCATCATATTCTGGTGCTTGACAGCGGGCGGATCGTGGAGCAGGGCCGCCACGACGCGCTTATGGCGGCCGGGGGACTTTACCGGAAAATTTACGAACATCAGAAACTGGCCGAGGAATTCGAGCAGCAGCTGGGCTGA
- a CDS encoding chemotaxis protein CheC, which translates to MPDCDVNYDFINYRKIDLLREIGTIGSGRAATAFGRMIRHQIGLAVPEVRLYPPEKLRDILRHHGSYYVLEADTKGDITGRQFLLVPSEEAEKLGRIILTQFAGISEHNLEMFRSALVETANILLSSYANAVSMVTGFTAIVGVPRLHEAETVGCCDVILAKTDAAFIYVQSVLIAKQLSAEFYLFFVPDQASLIKIFDKLAPDT; encoded by the coding sequence ATGCCTGACTGCGACGTCAACTACGATTTCATCAACTATAGAAAAATTGATCTTTTGCGCGAGATAGGGACTATCGGGTCCGGCCGCGCCGCCACCGCTTTCGGCAGGATGATCAGGCACCAGATCGGACTGGCGGTGCCTGAAGTCCGGCTGTACCCGCCGGAAAAACTGCGCGATATCCTCCGCCATCACGGCAGCTATTATGTGCTTGAGGCGGATACGAAAGGCGATATAACCGGCCGGCAGTTTCTGCTTGTTCCCAGCGAGGAGGCCGAAAAGCTGGGCAGGATAATTCTTACGCAGTTTGCCGGGATTTCCGAGCATAATCTGGAAATGTTCAGGTCGGCGCTGGTGGAAACCGCCAATATCCTGCTCAGTTCCTACGCCAACGCCGTCAGCATGGTGACGGGTTTTACCGCTATTGTGGGCGTGCCGCGGCTGCATGAGGCGGAAACCGTCGGCTGCTGCGACGTTATCCTCGCCAAGACGGATGCCGCGTTCATTTATGTGCAGAGTGTGCTGATCGCCAAGCAGCTGAGCGCGGAGTTTTATCTGTTTTTCGTGCCGGACCAGGCATCGCTGATAAAAATATTCGACAAACTTGCGCCGGATACCTGA
- a CDS encoding P-loop NTPase produces MKLDPRACVVQQRLAGIKTIIAVTGWKGGIGKSSAACALAMAFRELGYRTGLLDLDLTGASDHIILNARNAFPEEIKGLKPPLVEGIAFMSLSFFTAERAAPLRGADASSAILELLAVTSWGELDFLVIDMPPGISDAALDSVKYFRRAKLLPVTTPSALARQSLARAAALFGAMGLKPAGIIENFTDKNSEPLPAEFVSLAKIPHDSAWDASVGNPAALRKTVFYEALRQVARQLAN; encoded by the coding sequence ATGAAACTGGATCCCAGAGCATGTGTCGTGCAACAGCGACTGGCCGGCATAAAAACCATCATCGCGGTCACAGGCTGGAAAGGCGGAATCGGCAAAAGCTCGGCGGCGTGCGCGCTGGCCATGGCATTTCGCGAACTGGGTTACAGAACCGGACTGCTGGACCTTGATCTTACCGGCGCATCCGACCATATAATCCTGAACGCGCGAAACGCTTTCCCGGAAGAGATAAAAGGCCTTAAACCTCCGCTGGTCGAAGGAATAGCGTTCATGAGCCTCAGTTTTTTCACGGCTGAACGGGCCGCGCCGCTGCGCGGCGCCGACGCCAGCTCCGCGATACTGGAACTGCTCGCCGTAACCAGCTGGGGTGAACTGGATTTTCTGGTTATAGACATGCCGCCGGGCATTTCCGACGCCGCGCTCGACTCGGTGAAATATTTCCGTCGGGCGAAACTGCTGCCCGTCACCACGCCGTCGGCGCTGGCGCGCCAGTCGCTTGCGAGGGCGGCGGCGCTGTTTGGCGCGATGGGGCTGAAACCGGCAGGCATTATCGAAAATTTCACTGATAAAAATTCGGAACCGCTGCCGGCGGAATTTGTCTCGCTGGCGAAAATCCCGCACGACAGCGCGTGGGACGCCTCGGTCGGCAACCCCGCCGCCCTGCGCAAAACCGTTTTCTACGAGGCCTTGCGGCAAGTCGCCCGGCAACTGGCTAACTAA
- the rocD gene encoding ornithine--oxo-acid transaminase codes for MTTAVKGNAILEMSDKYGAHNYHPLPIVITKAEGIWVEDPEGNRYIDMLSAYSALNHGHRHPKIIEALKTQADKVTLTSRAFENDQLGPWLKELCELTGYEKALPMNSGAEAVETAVKAARKWGYKVKGVEADKAEIIVCADNFHGRTVTICAMSTEAQYRDGFGPFTPGFVIIGYGDAQALENAVGKNTVAFIVEPIQGEAGIIMPEAGFLKKAAEICKKNRVLFICDEIQTGFGRTGKLFCWEHENARPDMVVMGKALGGGVMPISAVASSKEVLGVFNPGDHGSTFGGNPLACAVSRAALKTLVDEKLVEKSAELGAYFLKRLQEIKSRHIKEVRGKGLFIGLELFPEAGGARRFCEALMKRGLLCKETHANVIRFAPPLIISRKELDDAIVKISEVLTTL; via the coding sequence ATGACAACAGCAGTGAAGGGCAACGCCATTCTGGAAATGTCAGACAAATACGGAGCGCACAACTACCATCCGCTCCCGATCGTAATCACAAAAGCGGAAGGCATCTGGGTCGAAGACCCCGAGGGCAACCGCTACATTGACATGTTAAGCGCGTATTCCGCGCTCAACCACGGGCACCGGCACCCGAAAATAATCGAGGCGCTGAAAACGCAGGCCGACAAAGTCACGCTCACTTCACGCGCGTTTGAAAACGATCAGCTGGGCCCCTGGCTAAAGGAGCTGTGCGAGCTTACCGGCTATGAAAAAGCCCTGCCCATGAACTCCGGCGCGGAAGCGGTGGAAACCGCGGTCAAGGCCGCCCGCAAATGGGGCTACAAAGTGAAAGGCGTGGAGGCCGACAAGGCTGAAATCATCGTCTGCGCGGATAACTTTCACGGCAGAACGGTGACGATTTGCGCCATGTCAACAGAAGCCCAGTACCGTGACGGGTTCGGCCCGTTCACGCCCGGTTTCGTCATCATCGGGTACGGCGACGCGCAGGCCCTTGAAAACGCGGTCGGCAAAAACACCGTGGCGTTCATAGTCGAGCCGATCCAGGGCGAAGCGGGCATTATCATGCCGGAAGCGGGATTCCTGAAAAAAGCGGCGGAAATCTGCAAAAAGAACCGCGTGCTGTTCATCTGCGACGAGATCCAGACCGGGTTCGGCAGAACCGGCAAACTCTTCTGCTGGGAGCACGAAAACGCGCGGCCCGACATGGTGGTGATGGGCAAGGCGCTGGGCGGAGGAGTAATGCCGATTTCTGCGGTCGCCAGCTCAAAAGAAGTGCTGGGCGTGTTCAACCCCGGCGATCATGGCAGCACGTTCGGCGGCAATCCGCTGGCCTGCGCGGTATCGCGGGCGGCGCTGAAAACGCTTGTGGATGAAAAACTTGTCGAGAAATCGGCCGAGCTGGGCGCGTATTTTCTGAAGAGATTGCAGGAAATCAAATCCAGACACATCAAGGAAGTGCGCGGCAAAGGCCTGTTCATCGGGCTGGAACTGTTTCCCGAAGCGGGCGGCGCGCGCAGATTCTGCGAAGCGCTGATGAAGCGCGGACTCCTGTGCAAGGAAACCCACGCGAACGTGATCCGGTTCGCGCCGCCGCTGATCATCAGCCGCAAAGAGCTTGATGACGCCATCGTGAAAATCTCCGAAGTGCTGACCACCCTGTAG
- a CDS encoding late competence development ComFB family protein, with amino-acid sequence MTALEKCACEFCRGAAFIAIINAVAANNAAIGALPESFPGGGKSGVLRSEGIASMSERRRFHNYMENLVEEELEQILSENPDFCRCRRCVTDVMVLALNRLPAKYASTPKGNIYVKLSTMDPQLETDVVRELTIAIGKVAKNPRH; translated from the coding sequence ATGACCGCACTTGAAAAATGCGCCTGCGAATTTTGCCGGGGTGCTGCATTTATTGCTATAATTAACGCAGTTGCCGCTAACAATGCCGCGATTGGGGCGTTGCCGGAGAGTTTTCCTGGCGGGGGGAAAAGCGGCGTTTTGCGCAGCGAGGGTATTGCCAGTATGAGCGAACGACGGCGCTTTCACAATTATATGGAAAATCTGGTGGAGGAAGAGTTGGAGCAGATTCTTTCCGAAAATCCGGATTTTTGTCGTTGCCGGCGGTGTGTAACCGATGTTATGGTGCTCGCGCTCAACCGTTTGCCGGCTAAATACGCCAGCACTCCGAAAGGTAATATATACGTTAAGCTCAGCACGATGGATCCGCAGCTTGAAACGGACGTGGTGCGCGAGCTTACTATTGCAATTGGAAAAGTTGCAAAAAATCCTCGGCATTAA
- a CDS encoding hydrogenase/urease maturation nickel metallochaperone HypA: MHEWALVDALLKCAGRYAQENGLKKVDEVVIVLGDLQNADEACCRDIYNELKADAGALMAASVPVFEREKAEFKCRACGSKIQYAGREKLPPSESEAIHFVPETAGIYIKCPRCGGPDLEITAGRGVHIRELRGEK; the protein is encoded by the coding sequence ATGCACGAATGGGCTCTGGTTGACGCTCTGCTCAAATGCGCCGGGCGGTACGCGCAGGAGAACGGATTGAAAAAGGTGGACGAAGTGGTGATAGTGCTTGGCGATCTGCAGAACGCCGACGAAGCCTGCTGCCGCGACATCTATAACGAACTCAAGGCTGACGCGGGCGCGCTGATGGCGGCCAGCGTGCCGGTTTTCGAGCGCGAAAAAGCGGAATTCAAATGCCGCGCCTGCGGTTCAAAAATCCAGTACGCAGGCCGGGAGAAACTGCCGCCGTCAGAATCGGAAGCGATACATTTCGTGCCGGAAACGGCGGGCATTTACATCAAATGTCCTCGCTGCGGCGGGCCGGATCTGGAAATTACGGCCGGGCGCGGGGTTCATATCCGGGAGCTCAGGGGCGAAAAATGA
- a CDS encoding response regulator gives MARILIVDDALFIRNILKEIALREGFEVAGEAENGREAVDKYRQLRPDVVTMDIVMPDVGGIDGGITALREILKLDPKARVIMVSAIGQHTFVTEAIKEGAKDFIVKPFQQKKVVDALRKISEDSAE, from the coding sequence ATGGCAAGGATTCTGATAGTAGATGACGCTCTGTTTATCCGCAATATCCTTAAAGAAATCGCGCTCCGCGAGGGTTTTGAAGTCGCGGGAGAGGCGGAAAATGGCCGTGAAGCAGTAGACAAATACCGGCAGCTCAGGCCGGACGTCGTCACTATGGACATAGTGATGCCCGACGTGGGCGGGATTGACGGCGGCATTACGGCTTTGCGTGAAATTCTTAAACTGGATCCCAAGGCCAGGGTTATTATGGTGTCGGCCATCGGGCAGCATACTTTTGTCACCGAGGCGATTAAAGAGGGCGCCAAAGACTTCATTGTCAAACCTTTTCAGCAGAAAAAAGTGGTTGACGCTTTGCGTAAAATTTCCGAAGATTCCGCGGAATAA
- a CDS encoding zinc dependent phospholipase C family protein has protein sequence MPKEFTHWTIAEQVRRARWTAKDRISEIIVEYPNMYLLGAIAHDSMFYPVFMPRSAGYEAAARNLHVEDITGPFRAPAPRYGELFTPPAMAFLAGAVTHIAIDGIFHPFIHYFSGDSGSLDPAIAGDAAARHRTLETFLDLYFYGSVRLPNHGSLLALLRDKEMDNKPFYELAARFYGNGITASHAETALRAHAKIVYLAQNRYCVSIVNFINTAAINAFKSVRGLCYPKVKHFDSPFFDSPVMYKNPVTGEECTAGVTELRQRSVTLINAALDNFSRALQTGGDIIDDDSGSVLQKEAAAVEKQRMSHFDLSRDIEAMLATAQELPAAQADCAQTAAAPAQTDDAPEPETKHGAAPARPVRAPRRKQPAKPQKNK, from the coding sequence ATGCCAAAGGAATTCACACACTGGACCATCGCGGAACAGGTGCGCCGGGCCCGCTGGACGGCAAAAGACCGGATTTCCGAGATAATAGTCGAATATCCCAACATGTACCTGCTGGGCGCGATAGCGCACGACAGCATGTTCTATCCGGTTTTCATGCCCCGGTCGGCCGGATATGAAGCCGCGGCGCGCAACCTGCATGTGGAGGACATAACCGGCCCGTTCCGCGCGCCTGCGCCGCGTTACGGGGAACTGTTCACGCCGCCCGCTATGGCGTTTCTGGCCGGCGCGGTAACGCATATCGCCATAGACGGTATTTTTCACCCGTTCATCCATTATTTTTCCGGCGATTCCGGCAGCCTCGATCCCGCGATAGCGGGCGACGCCGCCGCCCGGCACCGGACACTTGAAACTTTTCTGGACCTGTACTTTTACGGCAGCGTCCGGCTGCCCAATCACGGTTCGCTGCTCGCGCTCCTGCGCGACAAAGAAATGGACAACAAGCCGTTTTACGAGCTGGCGGCGCGGTTTTACGGCAACGGCATCACGGCAAGCCATGCCGAAACGGCATTGCGCGCGCACGCAAAAATCGTCTACCTGGCGCAGAACCGCTATTGCGTAAGCATTGTAAATTTCATCAACACCGCCGCGATCAACGCTTTCAAATCGGTGCGCGGGCTCTGTTATCCGAAAGTGAAGCACTTTGACAGCCCGTTTTTCGATTCCCCGGTCATGTATAAAAACCCGGTAACAGGCGAAGAATGCACGGCCGGCGTAACCGAGCTGCGCCAGCGCTCCGTCACGCTCATCAATGCCGCGCTGGACAATTTTTCCCGTGCGCTGCAGACCGGCGGCGATATAATAGACGACGATTCCGGCTCCGTTCTGCAAAAAGAGGCCGCCGCGGTTGAAAAACAGCGGATGAGCCATTTCGATCTTTCGCGCGATATAGAAGCCATGCTGGCGACGGCGCAGGAACTGCCGGCGGCGCAGGCGGATTGCGCGCAGACCGCTGCCGCGCCCGCCCAGACTGACGACGCGCCCGAACCTGAAACGAAACACGGCGCGGCGCCCGCGCGTCCCGTCCGCGCGCCCCGGCGCAAACAACCGGCCAAACCGCAGAAAAACAAATAG
- the murB gene encoding UDP-N-acetylmuramate dehydrogenase produces the protein MTNWKADFLSLFNGSALANAPLTDYTSYRIGGPAEMLALPADARQLRAMLAFAAKRGIPLTLLGAGTNVLVSDAGLEGLVCSLGGASGRAAPWKPDPEPAAGSVGGLYAVSVTGARLRAGAGAPLDWLARRAVAAGLGGLEKLSGIPGSAGGAAFMNAGAHGAETFDSLHSVSAVSTDGETERVFLKKELICGYRRVSGLEGFVITGCEWELVPGDAAALSAVRARILAGRAARQPLELPSAGSVFKRPDGDFASRLIDQAGLKGLRVGAAQVSDKHAGFIVNTGGATATDVMELIRRVRAEVLEKHGIRLELEQIVLPGGPQQGA, from the coding sequence ATGACAAACTGGAAAGCTGATTTTTTATCGCTGTTTAACGGCTCGGCGCTGGCCAACGCGCCGCTGACGGATTACACGTCTTACCGCATAGGCGGGCCGGCGGAAATGCTGGCGCTGCCGGCCGACGCGCGGCAATTGCGCGCCATGCTGGCTTTCGCCGCAAAACGCGGTATTCCGCTCACTCTGCTGGGCGCGGGGACGAATGTGCTGGTGAGCGACGCCGGACTTGAAGGCCTGGTCTGTTCTCTTGGCGGCGCGTCCGGACGCGCCGCCCCGTGGAAACCGGACCCGGAACCGGCTGCCGGCAGCGTCGGCGGGCTTTACGCTGTTTCCGTAACGGGCGCCCGCCTGCGGGCGGGCGCGGGCGCGCCGCTTGACTGGCTTGCGCGCCGCGCGGTCGCCGCGGGGCTGGGCGGGCTGGAAAAACTTTCCGGCATTCCCGGCAGTGCCGGCGGCGCGGCGTTTATGAACGCTGGCGCGCACGGCGCGGAAACTTTTGATTCGCTTCATTCAGTATCCGCCGTCAGCACCGACGGCGAAACCGAACGCGTTTTTTTAAAAAAAGAACTGATTTGCGGCTATCGCCGGGTATCGGGGCTGGAAGGCTTTGTCATCACCGGCTGCGAATGGGAACTTGTACCCGGAGATGCGGCTGCGCTAAGCGCGGTCCGCGCGCGGATTTTGGCGGGCCGCGCAGCCAGACAGCCGCTTGAGCTGCCGTCCGCAGGCAGCGTCTTCAAACGCCCGGACGGAGATTTCGCGTCCCGGCTTATTGACCAGGCAGGCCTGAAAGGACTCAGGGTCGGCGCCGCGCAGGTGTCGGACAAGCACGCCGGCTTTATTGTAAACACGGGCGGCGCGACGGCAACTGATGTCATGGAACTGATCCGCCGGGTACGCGCGGAAGTGCTTGAAAAACACGGTATCAGGCTTGAACTGGAACAGATCGTGCTGCCGGGCGGACCGCAGCAAGGAGCGTAA
- a CDS encoding trypsin-like peptidase domain-containing protein — protein sequence MKINCITRIFLSAALAACVQPQPAHAAGAAEELQDTFSAVADKSKPAVVSIRNMRNALVPQFFFYGMPAGATQQRVQLGMGSGFIISSDGYIITNAHVVEDADSLEVIRTLPDGSERKYTAAVTGVDAALDVALLKIKPDGPLQFLTLASQIESRAGHWTIAIGSPFGLAQTVTVGVISALRQSIMIGERKYDNIIQTDAAINQGNSGGPLLNINGEVIGINSAIFTPSGGFAGIGFAIPSTEVLKVLPDLKQGGNTSPGWAGVRLIPLNRVLVTQLGLHAGLGALVDSVVAGSPAEKSGLRRGDLIIACDDMPVQSPTQVVELIAKRKPGMPLAVTIVRGNRQLKLTLTLGKAPGMAAQAYAPEAGSTPEEYRWKGLIFSAAQNGVTVTGFETGSPLAGYIQRGDIINSINNTKTRTVAELKRACGKLDLADGVVFDVTRGGVPMFISVQVK from the coding sequence ATGAAAATCAATTGCATTACCCGCATATTCCTGTCAGCCGCGCTCGCGGCGTGCGTGCAGCCGCAGCCCGCGCACGCAGCCGGCGCGGCGGAAGAACTGCAGGACACTTTCTCCGCCGTGGCGGACAAAAGCAAGCCCGCCGTCGTCAGTATCCGCAACATGCGCAACGCGCTGGTGCCCCAGTTCTTCTTCTACGGAATGCCGGCCGGCGCGACCCAGCAGCGGGTGCAGCTGGGCATGGGTTCCGGTTTCATAATTTCTTCGGACGGCTATATCATCACGAACGCGCACGTCGTGGAGGACGCCGACTCGCTTGAAGTCATCCGCACGCTGCCCGACGGAAGCGAACGGAAATATACCGCCGCGGTAACGGGAGTGGACGCCGCCCTTGATGTCGCGCTTCTGAAAATCAAGCCGGACGGTCCGCTCCAGTTTCTGACTCTGGCCTCCCAAATCGAAAGCAGGGCGGGACACTGGACCATAGCGATCGGCTCGCCGTTCGGGCTGGCACAGACCGTCACGGTAGGCGTTATCTCGGCGCTGCGCCAGAGCATCATGATAGGCGAGCGGAAATACGACAACATTATCCAGACCGACGCGGCCATCAATCAGGGCAACTCGGGCGGCCCGCTTTTAAATATCAACGGCGAGGTGATAGGCATAAACTCGGCCATTTTCACGCCGTCAGGCGGATTCGCGGGCATAGGCTTCGCCATTCCGTCCACCGAAGTGCTTAAAGTGCTGCCTGATCTCAAACAGGGCGGCAACACCTCGCCCGGCTGGGCAGGCGTGCGGCTTATCCCGCTGAACCGGGTGCTGGTTACGCAGCTGGGCCTGCACGCCGGATTGGGCGCGCTGGTTGACTCGGTCGTGGCGGGTTCTCCGGCGGAAAAAAGCGGCCTGCGCCGGGGCGACCTGATAATAGCGTGCGACGACATGCCGGTACAGTCGCCCACCCAGGTAGTTGAGCTGATCGCGAAACGCAAGCCCGGAATGCCGCTGGCGGTCACGATAGTGCGCGGCAACCGGCAGCTGAAGCTGACGCTGACGCTCGGCAAGGCGCCGGGCATGGCGGCGCAGGCTTACGCGCCGGAAGCAGGCTCCACGCCCGAAGAGTACCGCTGGAAAGGGCTGATTTTTTCCGCCGCGCAAAACGGAGTGACCGTAACCGGTTTTGAAACCGGCTCGCCGCTCGCCGGCTACATTCAGCGCGGCGACATCATAAACAGTATCAACAACACGAAAACCCGCACGGTCGCCGAGCTCAAGCGCGCCTGCGGCAAACTCGACCTTGCCGACGGCGTGGTGTTCGACGTGACCCGCGGCGGCGTGCCGATGTTCATAAGCGTGCAGGTTAAATAA